A genomic stretch from Nicotiana tabacum cultivar K326 unplaced genomic scaffold, ASM71507v2 Un00212, whole genome shotgun sequence includes:
- the LOC142179045 gene encoding uncharacterized protein LOC142179045 — MDDLNGDFFPLLVDESCDVSRKEQLDIVLRYVNRCGSVVEHFIGIVHCYDGASNMQGDLGGLETLIQQESKSAYSIHYFAHQLQLTLVAVSKKCLEVGELVLLVSNVLNIVGGSYKRMDDLRESQAEKVQEALDMGELETGRVLNQELGLARAPDTRWGLQYKNFKNFISIFGSIIDVLDTIIVDAWTLEERAKAKGYLITCQTFEVAFMLHLMRDVLGITNKLNTSLQKKSKILQMLFYFLNRQRNDCKS, encoded by the exons ATGGACGATCTAAATGGAGACTTTTTTCCATTGCTAGTTGATGAATCATGTGATGTATCACGCAAAGAGCAATTAGATATTGTCTTACGATATGTTAATAGATGTGGATCTGTGGTGGAGCATTTTATTGGGATCGTTCAT TGCTATGATGGAGCAAGCAACATGCAAGGGGATTTAGGTGGCCTCGAAACTTTGATTCAACAAGAAAGTAAATCCGCTTATTCCATTCATTATTTTGCACACCAACTTCAATTGACTCTTGTTGCGGTATCCAAAAAGTGTCTTGAAGTGGGAGAACTTGTATTGTTGGTTTCTAATGTATTGAATATAGTGGGAGGTTCTTACAAACGTATGGATGATCTTCGAGAATCTCAAGCAGAAAAAGTTCAAGAGGCATTAGACATGGGCGAACTTGAAACTGGTAGGGTTTTGAATCAAGAACTTGGTCTTGCCAGAGCTCCCGATACTCGTTGGGGTTTGCAATACAAAAATTTTAAGaactttatttctatttttggCTCAATTATTGATGTTCTTGATACTATTATTGTTGATGCCTGGACTTTAGAAGAAAGAGCTAAGGCAAAGGGATATCTTATCACTTGTCAAACATTTGAGGTTGCTTTCATGTTGCACCTAATGAGAGATGTTTTGGGGATCACAAATAAGCTTAATACATCCTTACAAAAAAAGAGCAAGATATTGCAAATGCTATTCTACTTTTTGAATCGGCAAAGAAACGACTGCAAAAGCTAA